A window from Mytilus galloprovincialis chromosome 8, xbMytGall1.hap1.1, whole genome shotgun sequence encodes these proteins:
- the LOC143041880 gene encoding uncharacterized protein LOC143041880 isoform X2, with product MPTQRSRVRRRVAPTDLRDVDPVPVIPDIVAPQPRRRKRARANTTQVPADRPVQPVQQPAESIPQIPVTHPSADQIAAAMISQLKDSGVQLTVNREPVTTNFLTNYLTDGVSHDNTGRRDLHNAEPIQIAESGPNSSYVLAPPLVTDPDVLAYTGQDTVEGASQALGIDNSAMGKTATYILQNTLPLGFNVDEKIRRDIWSDLYLDLIKLLPNFNEEENDDILFSTTSVKISTTAKAKQLTNIHLWTAAFDIFMSIHHVKYPHLILSLIKYAYNIRAMSKQFGFHMARSYDEAFRRVRKVMRFDWSNVNDDLWRTAFYEHFNSSQTSNGNTNNRINRQVGTSPFPRQAQQQNNPFPMGYCWAYCRSGECASIATCKLKHECVRCSKKHAKVSCREGSSKFNKSAYTSKGK from the coding sequence ATGCCAACTCAGAGATCTAGAGTGAGGAGAAGGGTGGCACCTACAGATCTGAGGGATGTGGACCCTGTTCCAGTCATCCCTGACATAGTTGCTCCACAGCCAAGACGGCGAAAGCGTGCAAGGGCTAATACCACCCAAGTACCAGCTGATCGACCCGTTCAACCAGTACAGCAACCAGCAGAATCTATACCCCAGATTCCTGTTACGCATCCATCAGCAGACCAAATAGCTGCTGCAATGATTAGCCAGCTGAAAGATTCAGGTGTTCAACTTACCGTCAACAGAGAACCGGTAACAACAAACTTTCTGACCAATTATCTAACAGATGGGGTGTCACATGATAACACTGGGAGAAGGGACTTACACAATGCAGAACCAATACAAATTGCAGAAAGCGGACCAAATTCATCATATGTACTGGCACCACCACTAGTAACGGACCCTGATGTGTTAGCGTACACAGGTCAAGATACAGTTGAAGGTGCATCACAGGCTTTAGGCATTGACAATTCCGCAATGGGTAAAACAGCTACATATATTTTACAGAACACTTTACCTCTAGGTTTTAATGTAGATGAAAAAATAAGGAGAGACATTTGGTCCGATTTATATCTGGATTTGATAAAACTTTTACCAAATTTTAATGAGGAGGAAAATGATGACATTCTGTTTAGTACAACATCTGTTAAAATTTCAACAACGGCAAAGGCAAAACAGTTAACCAACATTCACCTATGGACAGCAGCTTTCGATATATTTATGTCTATTCATCATGTTAAATATCCTCATTTAATTCTCAGTTTGATCAAATATGCTTATAATATAAGGGCCATGTCAAAACAATTTGGTTTTCACATGGCTAGGTCATATGACGAGGCTTTCCGCAGGGTACGCAAAGTGATGAGGTTTGATTGGTCTAATGTAAATGATGATTTATGGCGTACTGCCTTTTATGAGCATTTCAATAGCAGTCAAACCTCAAATGGTAACACTAATAACAGAATAAATAGGCAGGTTGGAACTTCTCCCTTTCCAAGACAGGCTCAGCAGCAAAATAATCCATTCCCAATGGGGTACTGCTGGGCCTACTGCAGATCAGGAGAATGTGCCAGCATCGCAACTTGCAAACTCAAACACGAGTGTGTCAGATGTTCCAAAAAACATGCAAAAGTTTCATGCAGGGAAGGGTCTTCAAAATTCAACAAGTCTGCCTACACCAGTAAGGGTAAATAA
- the LOC143041879 gene encoding uncharacterized protein LOC143041879 has translation MCYSNHSSSCKLLAEFQYHICKRHTRQVQGFCCKCYELTCKECAIQNHKGHNISSIPTGLRTITSKNTATVSEDLLSKEIRLKSFFQICHANFPGEVQCLVTCIKEEEEKWKQSIAGVKDELILQLGNMQIFYHSKEKIEELLKKAKVNFDSLRNENFSLTTLWRWSCIIRLLKKCNYMFFIGKTNIVGNLTNASDIRQLFKSRVINCYRIPIDTVKDVEELSINFEKVLNIEDQSRVASLSPMVINKDVLEDGFVNVIYPNEDEERNKKALEEECRVLKHHVEELTEIIAVKDISLSLYKDEKEYIMSTSKRLNEVVMATMKNTISIDLIKEISFPQTGNEFKDSCAKVFDAVIKSVQQLKHDLTESKNVIEAKCKSIAIWTDQQNADANSMQKTFEKELYEKKSKLALYNDEARRNEIKIKELQSSNDDLRNQCGKLQQQAFDLQKSLERERQQPYLVQENAELKTRLKQIDKWIKQQNYNTDNYTSTIEQLHLQLSKIGKDLQSVKSEKDDLQTRLSSMALAKD, from the exons ATGTGCTATTCAAATCATAGCAGTTCATGTAAATTGCTCGCTGAATTTCAGTATCACATATGCAAACGTCATACACGTCAGGTACAGGGATTTTGCTGTAAATGTTATGAATTAACCTGCAAGGAATGTGCTATCCAAAACCATAAAGGACACAATATTTCCTCGATACCAACTGGACTTCGAACTATTACAAGTAAAAATACAGCAACGGTGTCCGAAGACTTGCTTTCGAAAGAAATTAGGTTAAAGAGTTTTTTTCAGATATGTCATGCAAATTTTCCAGGAGAAGTACAATGTCTAGTGACTTGTATaaaggaagaagaagaaaaatggaAACAGTCAATTGCTGGAGTTAAAGACGAATTGATACTACAATTGggaaatatgcaaatattttatcACTCTAAAGAAAAAATAGAGGAGTTATTGAAAAAAGCAAAAGTAAATTTTGATTCCTTGCGAAACGAAAACTTTAGTTTGACTACATTATGGAGATGGTCATGCATCATACGTTTATTGAAAAAGTGTAATTACATGTTTTTTATTGGCAAAACTAACATTGTGGGGAATTTGACCAATGCATCAGATATACGACAGCTGTTTAAAAGCAGGGTTAT CAATTGTTACAGAATCCCGATAGATACCGTCAAGGATGTAGAAGAACTATCTATAAACTTTGAAAAAGTTCTCAATATCGAAGACCAATCACGTGTGGCTAGCTTGAGCCCCATGGTCATTAATAAAGATGTATTAGAAGACGGTTTTGTAAATGTAATATATCCAAATGAAGATGAAGAAAG GAATAAAAAAGCTCTAGAAGAAGAATGCAGAGTTCTTAAACATCATGTAGAGGAACTTACGGAAATAATAGCGGTCAAGGACATATCTCTATC CCTTTATAAGGATGAAAAAGAATACATCATGTCAACATCAAAAAGACTCAATGAAGTGGTTATGGCAACCATGAAAAATACCATTTCCATAGATTTGATTAAAGAAATTTCATTTCCACAAACAGGCAATGAATTCAAGGATTCGTGTGCAAAAGTATTCGATGCAGTCATCAAAAGTGTGCAACAATTGAAACATGATTT GACTGAAAGCAAAAATGTAATTGAAGCTAAATGTAAATCTATTGCAATTTGGACGGATCAACAAAATGCAGATGCAAATTCCATGCAAAAGACATTTGAAAAAGAACTATACGAGAAAAAGTCCAAACT tgcGTTATATAACGACGAAGCTCGAAGAAATGAAATTAAGATAAAAGAACTGCAGTCTTCAAATGATGATCTGCGGAACCAATGTGGAAAGTTACAGCAACAAGCATTTGATCTACAAAAAAGCCTTGAACGAGAAAGACAACAACCTTACCTTGTACAAGAAAATGCAGAATTAAAAACAAG ATTGAAACAAATAGACAAATGGATTAAACAGCAAAATTACAACACAGACAACTACACATCAACAATAGAACAGCTACAtctacaattatcaaaaataggaAAAGATTTGCAAAGTGTTAAAAGTGAAAAAGATGATCTTCAGACTAG ATTAAGTAGCATGGCGCTGGCGAAAGATTAA
- the LOC143041880 gene encoding uncharacterized protein LOC143041880 isoform X1 produces MVHTVLIFGHSFVRRLNSFLYRNREFGCYILGFDGTEIQVEFASLGGGTLRPGPKCIQKEHFMHIFHTFKPNTVFMQIGGNDLTQENYPDKLARDIVSFADYVITVYGVSHVVIGQLLPRYSGSSGHDYNEKMPTQRSRVRRRVAPTDLRDVDPVPVIPDIVAPQPRRRKRARANTTQVPADRPVQPVQQPAESIPQIPVTHPSADQIAAAMISQLKDSGVQLTVNREPVTTNFLTNYLTDGVSHDNTGRRDLHNAEPIQIAESGPNSSYVLAPPLVTDPDVLAYTGQDTVEGASQALGIDNSAMGKTATYILQNTLPLGFNVDEKIRRDIWSDLYLDLIKLLPNFNEEENDDILFSTTSVKISTTAKAKQLTNIHLWTAAFDIFMSIHHVKYPHLILSLIKYAYNIRAMSKQFGFHMARSYDEAFRRVRKVMRFDWSNVNDDLWRTAFYEHFNSSQTSNGNTNNRINRQVGTSPFPRQAQQQNNPFPMGYCWAYCRSGECASIATCKLKHECVRCSKKHAKVSCREGSSKFNKSAYTSKGK; encoded by the exons ATGGTTCATACAGTTTTAATTTTCGGTCACTCATTCGTACGAAGATTAAATTCCTTTTTATATAGGAATCGCGAGTTTGGTTGTTATATTTTGGGTTTCGATGGTACTGAAATTCAAGTGGAATTTGCAAGCTTGGGAGGAGGTACTTTACGACCGGGACCGAAATGCATTCAAAAAGAACATTTTATGCACATATTTCACACTTTTAAACCAAACACAGTTTTTATGCAGATCGGCGGTAATGATTTAACACAGGAAAATTACCCAGACAAATTAGCGCGCGATATCGTCTCGTTTGCTGATTACGTTATAACTGTCTATGGAGTAAGTCACGTGGTCATAGGTCAATTATTGCCGAGGTATTCCGGAAGTTCCGGTCATGACTATAACGAAAAG ATGCCAACTCAGAGATCTAGAGTGAGGAGAAGGGTGGCACCTACAGATCTGAGGGATGTGGACCCTGTTCCAGTCATCCCTGACATAGTTGCTCCACAGCCAAGACGGCGAAAGCGTGCAAGGGCTAATACCACCCAAGTACCAGCTGATCGACCCGTTCAACCAGTACAGCAACCAGCAGAATCTATACCCCAGATTCCTGTTACGCATCCATCAGCAGACCAAATAGCTGCTGCAATGATTAGCCAGCTGAAAGATTCAGGTGTTCAACTTACCGTCAACAGAGAACCGGTAACAACAAACTTTCTGACCAATTATCTAACAGATGGGGTGTCACATGATAACACTGGGAGAAGGGACTTACACAATGCAGAACCAATACAAATTGCAGAAAGCGGACCAAATTCATCATATGTACTGGCACCACCACTAGTAACGGACCCTGATGTGTTAGCGTACACAGGTCAAGATACAGTTGAAGGTGCATCACAGGCTTTAGGCATTGACAATTCCGCAATGGGTAAAACAGCTACATATATTTTACAGAACACTTTACCTCTAGGTTTTAATGTAGATGAAAAAATAAGGAGAGACATTTGGTCCGATTTATATCTGGATTTGATAAAACTTTTACCAAATTTTAATGAGGAGGAAAATGATGACATTCTGTTTAGTACAACATCTGTTAAAATTTCAACAACGGCAAAGGCAAAACAGTTAACCAACATTCACCTATGGACAGCAGCTTTCGATATATTTATGTCTATTCATCATGTTAAATATCCTCATTTAATTCTCAGTTTGATCAAATATGCTTATAATATAAGGGCCATGTCAAAACAATTTGGTTTTCACATGGCTAGGTCATATGACGAGGCTTTCCGCAGGGTACGCAAAGTGATGAGGTTTGATTGGTCTAATGTAAATGATGATTTATGGCGTACTGCCTTTTATGAGCATTTCAATAGCAGTCAAACCTCAAATGGTAACACTAATAACAGAATAAATAGGCAGGTTGGAACTTCTCCCTTTCCAAGACAGGCTCAGCAGCAAAATAATCCATTCCCAATGGGGTACTGCTGGGCCTACTGCAGATCAGGAGAATGTGCCAGCATCGCAACTTGCAAACTCAAACACGAGTGTGTCAGATGTTCCAAAAAACATGCAAAAGTTTCATGCAGGGAAGGGTCTTCAAAATTCAACAAGTCTGCCTACACCAGTAAGGGTAAATAA